Proteins from one Panthera leo isolate Ple1 chromosome D1, P.leo_Ple1_pat1.1, whole genome shotgun sequence genomic window:
- the SLC35C1 gene encoding GDP-fucose transporter 1 isoform X2, translating into MALMGASDPSGEAEASKEKPFLLRAFQITLVVSLYWVTSISMVFLNKYLLGSPSLQLDTPIFVTFYQCLVTTLLCKSLSILAACCPGAMDFPTLRLDLRVTRSVLPLSVVFISMITFNNLCLKYVGVAFYNVGRSLTTVFNVLLSYLLLKQTTSFYALLTCGIIIGGFWLGVDQEGAEGTLSWTGTLFGVLASLCVSLNAIYTKKVLPAVDGSIWRLTFYNNVNACVLFLPLFLLLGELQTLRDFSQLGSAHFWGMMTLGGLFGFAIGYVTGLQIKFTSPLTHNVSGTTKACAQTVLAVLYYEETKSFLWWTSNMMVLGGSSAYTWVRGWEMKKIQEEPSPKEDEKSSMGV; encoded by the exons ATGGCACTGATGGGGGCTTCCGACCCCTCCGGAGAGGCAGAGGCCAGCAAGGAGAAGCCCTTTCTGCTGCGGGCGTTCCAGATCACGCTGGTGGTGTCTCTCTACTGGGTCACCTCCATCTCCATGGTGTTCCTGAACAAGTACCTGCTGGGCAGCCCCTCCCTACAGCTGGACACCCCCATCTTCGTCACCTTCTACCAGTGCCTGGTGACCACGCTGCTGTGCAAGAGCCTCAGCATACTGGCGGCCTGCTGCCCCGGTGCCATGGACTTTCCCACCCTGCGCCTGGACCTCAGGGTGACCCGCAGCGTCCTGCCCCTGTCCGTCGTCTTCATCAGCATGATCACCTTCAATAACCTCTGCCTCAAGTACGTCGGCGTGGCCTTCTACAACGTGGGCCGCTCACTCACCACTGTCTTCAATGTGCTGCTGTCCTACTTGCTGCTCAAGCAAACCACCTCCTTCTATGCCTTGCTCACCTGCGGCATCATCATCG GTGGCTTCTGGCTTGGTGTGGACCAGGAGGGGGCTGAGGGCACCCTGTCTTGGACAGGCACCCTCTTTGGCGTGCTCGCCAGCCTCTGTGTCTCGCTCAACGCCATCTACACCAAGAAGGTGCTCCCAGCCGTGGATGGCAGCATCTGGCGTCTGACCTTCTACAACAACGTCAATGCCTGCGTCCTCTTCCTGCCCTTGTTCCTGCTGCTGGGGGAGCTTCAGACCCTCCGTGACTTTTCCCAGCTGGGCAGCGCCCACTTCTGGGGCATGATGACCCTGGGCGGCCTGTTCGGCTTTGCCATCGGCTACGTGACGGGACTACAGATCAAGTTCACCAGCCCCCTGACCCATAACGTGTCCGGCACCACCAAAGCCTGTGCCCAGACGGTGCTGGCTGTGCTCTACTACGAGGAGACCAAGAGCTTCCTCTGGTGGACAAGCAACATGATGGTGCTGGGGGGCTCCTCTGCCTACACCTGGGTCAGGGGCTGGGAGATGAAGAAGATTCAGGAGGAACCCAGCCCCAAAGAGGACGAGAAGAGCAGCATGGGGGTGTGA
- the LOC122201286 gene encoding ubiquitin thioesterase OTUB1-like translates to MSPRSKYSGTLQPKDGNHTWGCWDTGDARHHDEAIMAQQDRIQQEIAVQNPLVSERLELSVLYKEYAEDDNIYQQKIKDLHKKDSYIRKTRPDGNCFYRAFGFSHLEALLDDSRELQRFKTVSAKSKEDLVSQGFTEFAVEDFHNTFTDLIEQVEKQTSVADLLASFNGQSTSDYPVVYLRLLTSGYLQRESKFFEHFIEGGRTVKEFCQQEVEPTCKESDHIHIIALAQALGVSIQVEYMDRGEGGTTNPHIFPEGSEPKVYLLYRPGHYDILYK, encoded by the exons ATGAGCCCACGGTCGAAATACAG CGGCACCCTTCAGCCAAAAGATGGCAACCATACTTGGGGCTGCTGGGACACGGGTGATGCTCGACACCATGATGAAGCCATCATGGCTCAGCAGGACCGAATTCAGCAAGAGATTGCAGTGCAGAACCCTCTGGTCTCGGAGCGTCTGGAGCTTTCGGTCTTATACAAGGAGTATGCTGAGGATGACAACATCTATCAACAGAAGATCAAGGACCTCCACAAAAAGGACTCGTACATCCGCAAGACCAGGCCTGATGGAAACTGCTTCTACCGAGCTTTTGGATTCTCCCACTTGGAGGCGCTGCTGGATGACAGCAGGGAATTGCAACGGTTTAAGACCGTGTCTGCCAAGAGCAAAGAGGACCTGGTGTCCCAGGGCTTCACCGAGTTCGCAGTTGAGGATTTCCACAACACGTTCACGGACCTGATCGAGCAGGTGGAGAAGCAGACCTCAGTAGCCGACCTGCTGGCCTCCTTCAATGGCCAGAGTACCTCGGACTACCCGGTGGTGTACCTGCGGCTGCTCACGTCAGGCTACCTGCAGCGCGAGAGCAAGTTCTTCGAGCACTTCATCGAGGGTGGGCGGACCGTCAAGGAGTTCTGTCAGCAGGAGGTGGAGCCCACGTGCAAAGAGAGTGACCACATTCACATCATCGCGCTGGCCCAGGCCCTCGGCGTCTCCATCCAGGTGGAATACATGGACCGAGGCGAGGGCGGCACCACCAACCCGCACATCTTCCCCGAGGGCTCCGAGCCCAAGGTCTACCTTCTCTATCGGCCTGGACACTACGACATCCTCTACAAATAG
- the SLC35C1 gene encoding GDP-fucose transporter 1 isoform X1 encodes MNRAPLKRSRILHMALMGASDPSGEAEASKEKPFLLRAFQITLVVSLYWVTSISMVFLNKYLLGSPSLQLDTPIFVTFYQCLVTTLLCKSLSILAACCPGAMDFPTLRLDLRVTRSVLPLSVVFISMITFNNLCLKYVGVAFYNVGRSLTTVFNVLLSYLLLKQTTSFYALLTCGIIIGGFWLGVDQEGAEGTLSWTGTLFGVLASLCVSLNAIYTKKVLPAVDGSIWRLTFYNNVNACVLFLPLFLLLGELQTLRDFSQLGSAHFWGMMTLGGLFGFAIGYVTGLQIKFTSPLTHNVSGTTKACAQTVLAVLYYEETKSFLWWTSNMMVLGGSSAYTWVRGWEMKKIQEEPSPKEDEKSSMGV; translated from the exons ATGAACAGGGCCCCTTTGAAGCGGTCCAGGATCCTGCACATGGCACTGATGGGGGCTTCCGACCCCTCCGGAGAGGCAGAGGCCAGCAAGGAGAAGCCCTTTCTGCTGCGGGCGTTCCAGATCACGCTGGTGGTGTCTCTCTACTGGGTCACCTCCATCTCCATGGTGTTCCTGAACAAGTACCTGCTGGGCAGCCCCTCCCTACAGCTGGACACCCCCATCTTCGTCACCTTCTACCAGTGCCTGGTGACCACGCTGCTGTGCAAGAGCCTCAGCATACTGGCGGCCTGCTGCCCCGGTGCCATGGACTTTCCCACCCTGCGCCTGGACCTCAGGGTGACCCGCAGCGTCCTGCCCCTGTCCGTCGTCTTCATCAGCATGATCACCTTCAATAACCTCTGCCTCAAGTACGTCGGCGTGGCCTTCTACAACGTGGGCCGCTCACTCACCACTGTCTTCAATGTGCTGCTGTCCTACTTGCTGCTCAAGCAAACCACCTCCTTCTATGCCTTGCTCACCTGCGGCATCATCATCG GTGGCTTCTGGCTTGGTGTGGACCAGGAGGGGGCTGAGGGCACCCTGTCTTGGACAGGCACCCTCTTTGGCGTGCTCGCCAGCCTCTGTGTCTCGCTCAACGCCATCTACACCAAGAAGGTGCTCCCAGCCGTGGATGGCAGCATCTGGCGTCTGACCTTCTACAACAACGTCAATGCCTGCGTCCTCTTCCTGCCCTTGTTCCTGCTGCTGGGGGAGCTTCAGACCCTCCGTGACTTTTCCCAGCTGGGCAGCGCCCACTTCTGGGGCATGATGACCCTGGGCGGCCTGTTCGGCTTTGCCATCGGCTACGTGACGGGACTACAGATCAAGTTCACCAGCCCCCTGACCCATAACGTGTCCGGCACCACCAAAGCCTGTGCCCAGACGGTGCTGGCTGTGCTCTACTACGAGGAGACCAAGAGCTTCCTCTGGTGGACAAGCAACATGATGGTGCTGGGGGGCTCCTCTGCCTACACCTGGGTCAGGGGCTGGGAGATGAAGAAGATTCAGGAGGAACCCAGCCCCAAAGAGGACGAGAAGAGCAGCATGGGGGTGTGA